From Astyanax mexicanus isolate ESR-SI-001 chromosome 13, AstMex3_surface, whole genome shotgun sequence, the proteins below share one genomic window:
- the pcmtd2a gene encoding protein-L-isoaspartate O-methyltransferase domain-containing protein 2a, producing MGGAVSAGEDNDELIDNLKEAQYIRSELVECAFRAIDRADYYLEEFRDSAYKDLAWRHGNIHLSAPCIYSEVMEALDLQPGLSFLNLGSGTGYLSTMVGLILGPFGVNHGVELHADVIEYAYQKLDCFIKTSDSFDRFEFCEPSFVIGNCLEIAPESRQYDRVYCGAGVQREHEDYMKNLLKVGGILVLPLEEKLTKITRTGYNSWDTKKIIAVSFAPLVLPKHRENGKPRVVSLPSMFEVRSLQDLARISIRQTLKKSVSGPWPLPRRAGSRSRSRIKQKREHRDSTLLTNRYVFMSRLIPGPMDDNNNQSGTDDEEEDCRGVCEREEDEAEEDEDGRRKEGRVLLIETPVNILREKILTLPLPEPLKMYLLYYREK from the exons ATGGGTGGAGCTGTGAGTGCAGGAGAGGACAATGATGAGTTGATTGATAACCTGAAGGAAGCTCAGTACATTCGTTCAGAGCTGGTGGAGTGTGCTTTCAGAGCCATTGACCGTGCTGACTACTACCTAGAAGAGTTCAGAGACAGTGCTTACAAGGACCTGGCCTGGAGACATGGCAACATCCATCTTTCTGCACCCTGTATCTATTCGGAGGTGATGGAGGCCCTGGACCTGCAGCCTGGTCTGTCCTTCCTCAACTTGGGAAGTGGGACAGGTTACCTCAGCACCATGGTGGGCCTCATATTGG GTCCATTTGGTGTGAATCACGGTGTTGAACTACATGCTGATGTCATTGAGTACGCTTATCAGAAGCTGGACTGCTTCATCAAGACCAGTGACAGCTTTGACAG GTTTGAGTTCTGCGAGCCCTCCTTCGTAATTGGGAACTGTCTTGAGATTGCCCCTGAGAGCAGGCAGTACGACCGGGTGTACTGTGGAGCAGGGGTTCAGAGGGAACATGAGGATTACATGAAGAACCTGCTAAAAGTTGGTGGTATATTGGTACTCCCCTTAGAGGAAAAG CTTACTAAAATTACTCGGACGGGATACAACTCATGGGACACCAAAAAGATAATTGCTGTGTCCTTTGCACCTCTTGTACTACCAAAACACAGAGAAAATGGGAAACCCAGGGTAGTATCTCTAC CTTCTATGTTCGAGGTCCGAAGCCTCCAGGACTTGGCTCGCATCTCCATCCGACAGACCCTGAAGAAGTCAGTGTCTGGCCCGTGGCCTCTGCCCCGGAGAGCGGGGTCCAGGAGCAGATCCCGTATAAAACAGAAACGGGAACACCGCGACTCCACCCTGCTGACCAACCGCTACGTGTTCATGAGTCGCCTGATCCCCGGACCTATGGATGACAACAACAATCAGTCGGGGACGGACGACGAAGAGGAGGACTGCAGAGGAGTTTGTGAACGTGAAGAGGACGAGgcagaggaagatgaagacggGAGGAGGAAGGAGGGACGGGTTCTGCTGATTGAAACTCCAGTTAACATCCTGCGGGAGAAAATCCTCACCCTGCCACTTCCTGAGCCACTCAAGATGTACCTTCTGTATTACAGAGAGAAGTAG